A region of Chelonoidis abingdonii isolate Lonesome George chromosome 8, CheloAbing_2.0, whole genome shotgun sequence DNA encodes the following proteins:
- the PDCD1 gene encoding programmed cell death protein 1 codes for MLVIVVGICVVLLTCRPVLLLSHLVTFSPEKLSMPVGDTASFFCSISTANFPQSDYSLNWYKKINSTHTKKIAEFNGNEHKNQKKFLLVNHTSSVEIKIQHLTENDSGEYFCGLIAFSSPSKVVESNVSKLTVTEGRPTTVPNVTVDDPGDDFKVPVIIGLIIAGAVLLGLITYVLFIITRRTGGQQKPQRENALLKEQVTMYTVDYGVLEFQQDEHTEAPVESYPPDNTEYAVIVFPEEKPVTPERGKKMKHQRTCQI; via the exons ATGCTCGTTATCGTGGTCGGCATCTGTGTGGTGCTGCTGACCTGCAGgccagtgctgctgctttcccaTCTTG TGACGTTTTCCCCAGAGAAGCTATCCATGCCCGTGGGCGACACAGCCAGCTTCTTCTGCAGTATCTCCACGGCGAACTTCCCTCAGTCTGATTATAGTCTAAACTGGTACAAAAAGATCAATTCCACTCACACAAAAAAAATTGCCGAGTTTAATGGGAATGAacataaaaaccaaaagaaattcCTCCTTGTCAACCATACCTCTTCTGTTGAGATAAAGATTCAGCACCTAACCGAGAATGACAGTGGCGAGTACTTCTGCGGGCTGATCGCTTTCTCCTCGCCCAGTAAAGTGGTGGAAAGCAACGTGTCAAAGCTCACAGTTACAG AAGGAAGGCCCACCACTGTTCCCAACGTGACTGTTGACGACCCGGGGGACGACTTTAAAGTGCCAGTCATCATTGGCCTGATCATTGCCGGGGCCGTGCTGCTCGGGCTGATCACCTACGTGCTCTTCATCATCACGCGCCGGACGGGAG GGCAGCAGAAACCACAACGTGAAAATGCACTCTTG AAAGAACAGGTGACGATGTACACAGTGGATTATGGTGTGTTGGAATTCCAGCAGGATGAGCACACAGAGGCTCCAGTGGAGAGTTACCCACCTGACAACACAGAATATGCTGTTATCGTGTTCCCTGAAGAGAAGCCTGTCACCCCAGAAAGGGGGAAGAAAATGAAACACCAGAGGACCTGTCAAATCTGA